From a region of the Synechococcus sp. RS9916 genome:
- a CDS encoding pentapeptide repeat-containing protein, translated as MARSRLSSSALGLLALCIGAASPMARAVPLTIEIDPVLQLQSTGQCRGCDLRGADLRGAHLIGVDLREADLRDAQLGDANLEGADLSGARMEGADLQRAVLSNAELAGTDLRRADLRDAVVINAYAPDVRTEGMQYAGSDLTGSHLIYGGGAD; from the coding sequence ATGGCCCGTTCCCGACTCTCTTCTTCTGCCCTCGGGCTGCTCGCCCTTTGCATCGGTGCGGCCTCACCGATGGCAAGGGCTGTGCCACTCACGATCGAGATTGATCCGGTTCTGCAGCTGCAGTCCACCGGTCAGTGCCGAGGCTGTGATTTGCGAGGCGCTGATCTGCGCGGGGCCCATCTCATTGGGGTGGATTTACGCGAAGCGGATCTCCGGGATGCTCAGCTTGGGGATGCGAACCTCGAAGGGGCTGACCTCAGTGGCGCTCGCATGGAAGGTGCCGATCTTCAGCGGGCAGTGCTCAGCAATGCAGAACTGGCGGGTACGGATCTACGCCGCGCCGATCTGCGCGATGCGGTGGTGATCAATGCGTATGCGCCTGACGTGCGTACAGAAGGGATGCAGTACGCCGGTTCCGATCTCACCGGTAGCCACCTGATTTACGGCGGCGGGGCGGATTGA